In Arsenophonus sp. aPb, one DNA window encodes the following:
- the sugE gene encoding quaternary ammonium compound efflux SMR transporter SugE, protein MAWLVLLVAGLLEIVWAIGLKYTQGFTRLTPSIITLVAMLFSIGLLAYAMKTLPAGTAYAIWTGIGALGTATIGIIFLGESASLFRLLSLGLIFAGIIGLKLAN, encoded by the coding sequence ATGGCCTGGTTGGTTTTATTGGTAGCCGGTTTACTTGAAATTGTTTGGGCAATAGGATTGAAATATACCCAAGGATTTACCCGATTAACCCCCAGTATTATAACTTTAGTTGCCATGTTGTTCAGTATAGGGTTATTAGCTTATGCAATGAAAACCTTACCTGCCGGTACAGCATATGCTATTTGGACAGGTATTGGTGCGCTTGGTACGGCGACCATTGGGATTATTTTTCTTGGTGAATCGGCAAGTTTATTCCGCTTATTAAGCTTGGGGTTAATTTTTGCTGGGATAATTGGCTTAAAACTAGCGAATTAA
- a CDS encoding alpha/beta hydrolase, protein MQYTYLLIHGSWHDGRAWDDVAKILRNQGLDVHTPTIAGHGLQADFSTSHADCVDSIVEYVRQHDLKDLVVLGHSFGGTIVQRLAEIEAPRIKRLVFHNAFILRDGESLFDTLPPSYHKIWQKITIDKKIILPFDIFRELFIGDAELEKAKQVYDNFLTPSCAASQYNKVPLKTFESLTIPRSIIYASTDNALPVGEYGWILNLVTVLIFIVLLHYLVAMRYYLIIHKNLLNVLFTPVDLNFFIY, encoded by the coding sequence ATGCAATATACTTATCTTTTAATACATGGTTCCTGGCATGATGGACGTGCTTGGGATGATGTTGCCAAAATATTACGTAATCAAGGTTTAGATGTTCATACTCCAACCATCGCAGGCCATGGTTTACAGGCAGATTTTAGTACCAGCCATGCTGATTGTGTCGATTCTATCGTTGAATATGTAAGGCAACATGATTTGAAAGATCTTGTTGTGTTAGGTCACAGTTTTGGTGGCACTATTGTTCAACGCCTAGCGGAAATAGAAGCACCCCGTATAAAACGTTTGGTTTTTCATAATGCATTTATTTTACGTGATGGAGAATCGCTTTTCGATACACTTCCTCCTAGCTATCATAAGATTTGGCAAAAAATTACAATTGATAAAAAAATAATCTTACCTTTTGATATTTTTAGAGAATTATTTATTGGTGATGCAGAATTAGAAAAAGCAAAACAGGTTTATGATAATTTTTTAACCCCAAGTTGCGCTGCCAGCCAATACAATAAAGTTCCGTTGAAAACATTTGAATCTTTAACTATTCCTCGTAGCATAATATACGCCTCAACAGACAATGCTCTGCCTGTGGGTGAATATGGTTGGATCCTAAATTTAGTAACCGTCTTAATTTTTATCGTTTTACTACATTACCTGGTAGCCATGAGGTATTATTTAATAATCCACAAAAACTTGCTAAATGTATTATTCACGCCAGTAGACCTTAATTTTTTTATTTATTGA
- a CDS encoding NAD(P)H-dependent oxidoreductase, with protein sequence MNKILVLKSSIMGNNSQTNSLIDTFLTKRQLKGLQDEVTIRDLATLNLPVLDNELFNSMRGASNFSEKAFNAVALSDKLIAELKGSDMVVIGAPMYNLNVPTQLKNWFDLVTRAGVTFKYTETYPMGLVEGVRAVIVSSRGGIHLGQPTDAVTPYLKSVLGLIGITDVEFIYAEGMDMKPHGKEQGIANANAKIASLIA encoded by the coding sequence ATGAATAAAATTCTTGTTTTAAAATCCAGCATCATGGGAAATAATTCTCAAACAAATTCCTTGATTGATACTTTTCTGACGAAAAGACAATTAAAAGGATTACAAGATGAAGTTACAATACGTGACTTAGCCACGCTTAATCTTCCGGTATTGGATAATGAACTGTTTAATTCGATGCGAGGAGCGAGTAATTTCAGTGAAAAAGCCTTTAATGCTGTCGCACTATCAGATAAATTGATAGCTGAACTAAAAGGGAGTGACATGGTTGTTATTGGAGCACCTATGTATAATTTGAATGTGCCAACCCAGTTGAAAAATTGGTTTGATCTTGTTACTCGTGCAGGCGTTACATTTAAATATACTGAAACTTATCCTATGGGATTAGTTGAAGGTGTGCGTGCAGTTATTGTCAGTTCTCGTGGTGGTATCCATTTGGGACAACCGACGGATGCAGTAACGCCTTATCTGAAATCGGTTTTAGGATTGATTGGTATCACTGATGTGGAGTTTATTTATGCCGAAGGGATGGATATGAAACCCCATGGAAAAGAACAGGGAATTGCCAATGCTAATGCAAAAATCGCTAGTCTTATAGCCTAA
- a CDS encoding DUF333 domain-containing protein encodes MKKILLLLTYIYLVGCTNATESLSPTKTIGVANPASVYCIKKGGKINIVKTVKGEVGYCHLANGVSIEEWTLYHQDHQ; translated from the coding sequence ATGAAAAAGATACTATTACTATTAACATATATTTATCTTGTCGGATGTACTAATGCAACAGAATCATTGTCACCCACCAAAACCATCGGCGTGGCAAATCCTGCCTCAGTTTATTGTATTAAAAAAGGGGGCAAAATTAACATTGTCAAGACAGTTAAAGGCGAAGTCGGTTATTGCCACCTAGCTAACGGTGTTAGTATCGAAGAATGGACACTATATCATCAAGATCATCAATAA
- a CDS encoding LLM class flavin-dependent oxidoreductase: MTEFSNRLDNKNKFKLGLFAINCASGLAVTKVNERWRNSWENNLKIAQLADEAGLEYLLPLGRWMGYDGETHFHSNVLESISWASALLAATRRIGVISTIHTSLHNPVILAKQLATMDHIGGGRVGLNMVCGWNRQEYEALGGELFFSHQDRYHHAQEWLDIIRKLWQTETPFDWNSKFFKFKKVYSVPLPLQKNIPIFNGAGSTLGKDFAIRNVDYLFMLTLDLNQLRQDIISIKKQEKLQKRKKPLNFISYSYVVCRPTYKEAEEYLHYYSQENADWEAVDHIIKLLANNSKVVPIEEFNLYRSKFPAGHGGYPLVGTPDDIVNGIEQLYNAGLSGTALTFVNYLDEFPYFKDEVLPRIEKCGLREHLAL, translated from the coding sequence ATGACAGAGTTTTCTAATCGATTAGATAACAAAAATAAATTTAAACTGGGTCTTTTTGCAATAAATTGTGCTAGTGGTTTGGCGGTGACAAAAGTCAACGAACGTTGGCGTAATTCATGGGAAAATAACCTTAAAATAGCCCAACTTGCTGATGAGGCCGGGCTTGAATATTTATTACCATTAGGTCGCTGGATGGGATATGATGGAGAAACGCATTTTCATAGTAATGTTTTAGAATCAATAAGTTGGGCTTCTGCATTATTAGCTGCTACGCGGCGAATCGGGGTAATTTCCACTATCCATACTTCTTTGCATAATCCTGTTATTCTAGCAAAGCAGTTAGCGACGATGGATCATATAGGTGGTGGTCGTGTTGGGTTAAATATGGTATGTGGCTGGAATAGACAGGAATATGAAGCATTAGGTGGAGAGTTATTTTTTAGTCATCAAGATCGTTATCATCACGCTCAGGAATGGCTTGATATAATAAGAAAATTATGGCAAACCGAGACCCCTTTTGATTGGAATAGTAAATTTTTTAAATTTAAAAAGGTATATAGCGTTCCATTGCCACTACAAAAGAATATTCCTATTTTTAATGGAGCAGGTTCTACCCTTGGTAAAGATTTTGCTATTCGAAACGTAGATTATTTATTTATGTTAACATTAGATTTAAATCAATTGCGACAAGATATTATATCAATAAAAAAACAAGAAAAATTACAAAAGAGAAAAAAACCGCTTAATTTTATATCTTATTCCTATGTTGTTTGTCGGCCAACGTATAAAGAAGCAGAAGAGTATCTTCATTATTATTCACAGGAAAATGCAGATTGGGAAGCGGTAGATCATATTATTAAATTATTGGCAAACAATTCGAAAGTTGTTCCAATAGAAGAATTTAATTTGTATCGTTCTAAATTTCCAGCCGGTCATGGGGGTTATCCTTTGGTCGGGACACCGGATGACATCGTCAATGGAATAGAACAACTCTACAATGCGGGTTTATCAGGTACAGCTTTAACATTTGTTAATTATCTCGATGAGTTTCCTTATTTTAAAGATGAAGTACTGCCACGTATAGAAAAATGTGGATTAAGAGAACATTTGGCTTTGTAA
- a CDS encoding YeeE/YedE family protein has product MISLSHISGLVLGGLLGFIMQRGRFCLAGGLRDFYLFRDGQMIIAILIVISIQSVGLFGLQSLGLVILPYAKFLWLATIVGGILFGSGMALAGSCSTGAYYRTAEGLVGSIIAVVGFILSSWFVRLPSSKSFFSPITSQILDSGTITQTFHVSPYVIMLILISLTIYLAIRHIKQWKFINVAKITAKKTGISHLLFEARWHPFITAMLVGIIALLAWPASLSAGRIGGLGISGPSAQLFSLLIDGNLKFFDWGGYLLTGLLLGSFIAAKGSQEFRFRNPGWTTMIKSFIGGLLMGIGSGLAGGCMLGNTLVNTAWFAWQGWVFIPCIIFGSWLISYFTMIHPWQIKS; this is encoded by the coding sequence ATGATAAGTTTATCTCATATATCTGGCTTAGTATTGGGTGGGTTACTTGGTTTTATTATGCAACGAGGACGTTTTTGTTTAGCCGGCGGATTAAGGGATTTCTATTTATTCCGTGATGGTCAAATGATAATTGCTATTTTAATCGTTATTTCTATTCAGAGTGTCGGGTTATTTGGGTTGCAAAGTCTAGGATTAGTCATACTCCCTTATGCCAAATTTTTATGGTTAGCAACCATTGTTGGTGGCATTCTATTTGGTAGTGGAATGGCATTGGCCGGATCTTGTTCTACGGGTGCCTATTATCGAACAGCTGAAGGTTTAGTTGGTAGTATCATTGCTGTTGTTGGCTTTATCCTATCCAGTTGGTTTGTGCGTTTACCGAGCAGTAAATCTTTTTTTTCACCGATTACTTCCCAGATATTAGATAGTGGAACAATTACGCAAACTTTTCATGTATCACCCTATGTAATTATGCTTATTTTAATATCACTAACAATCTATTTAGCCATTAGACATATCAAACAGTGGAAATTTATCAATGTAGCAAAAATAACAGCAAAAAAGACAGGAATTAGCCATCTATTATTTGAAGCGCGTTGGCATCCATTTATTACGGCAATGTTAGTAGGAATCATTGCATTACTAGCTTGGCCGGCAAGTTTATCTGCTGGCCGGATTGGCGGGCTTGGTATTAGCGGGCCCAGCGCGCAATTATTTTCATTATTGATTGACGGGAATTTAAAATTTTTTGACTGGGGCGGCTATTTATTAACCGGGCTTTTGTTGGGTTCATTTATTGCAGCAAAGGGAAGTCAAGAGTTCAGATTTAGAAACCCAGGTTGGACCACAATGATAAAAAGTTTTATTGGTGGTTTATTAATGGGCATTGGTAGCGGTTTGGCAGGTGGCTGCATGCTAGGTAATACATTGGTTAATACCGCTTGGTTTGCATGGCAAGGTTGGGTGTTTATTCCTTGTATTATTTTTGGTAGTTGGCTGATTAGCTATTTTACTATGATCCATCCATGGCAAATAAAATCATAG
- a CDS encoding LLM class flavin-dependent oxidoreductase, protein MQNNTNPMFNNNKFKLGIFSINCSGGLAMTTVKESWLNSWENNLKIAQLADKAGIEFLLPVARWLGYEKGSSFHANVLEPTVLASALLASTNNIAIFTTVHTSFHHPVVVAKQLTTIDHIGHGRAGLNVVCGWNTIEYEALGVKFWQQHEERYRYSREWFDIIKNLWWRKEPFDWHGQFFTLKDIYSFPLPLQKKIPILNAAGSNEGKHFAICNADYLFTSMMNMEHLQKNITELKEQAKLQNRKTPLGLLTFCYVVCRQTRKEAEEYLRYYSQEKADWQAVDKIINLAFNNTHSFPKEQLFSVRNRFSAGYGGYPLVGSPDDISSNIVALYNAGLSGAALSFVNYLDEFPYFRDEVLPRLEKQGLRESYKY, encoded by the coding sequence ATGCAGAATAACACTAATCCTATGTTTAATAATAATAAATTTAAATTGGGTATTTTTTCTATTAATTGCTCTGGTGGCTTAGCCATGACAACAGTAAAAGAAAGTTGGCTAAATTCCTGGGAAAATAATCTTAAAATAGCTCAACTTGCTGATAAAGCAGGTATAGAGTTTTTATTACCTGTTGCTCGATGGTTAGGTTATGAAAAAGGATCATCTTTTCATGCTAATGTATTAGAGCCAACAGTATTGGCTTCTGCGTTATTGGCATCGACAAACAATATTGCCATATTTACTACAGTACACACTTCTTTTCATCATCCTGTGGTTGTTGCAAAGCAGCTAACAACAATAGATCATATTGGTCATGGTCGGGCAGGTTTAAATGTGGTATGCGGTTGGAATACCATTGAATATGAAGCACTTGGGGTAAAATTCTGGCAACAACATGAAGAGCGTTATCGCTATAGTCGCGAATGGTTCGATATAATTAAAAATTTGTGGTGGCGAAAAGAACCATTTGACTGGCATGGTCAATTTTTTACATTAAAGGACATTTATAGTTTTCCATTACCATTACAAAAAAAAATACCAATATTAAATGCAGCAGGTTCTAATGAAGGCAAGCATTTTGCTATTTGTAATGCGGATTATTTATTTACTTCGATGATGAATATGGAGCATTTACAAAAAAATATTACGGAATTAAAAGAACAAGCAAAGTTACAAAATAGAAAGACTCCTCTTGGTTTATTGACATTCTGTTATGTGGTTTGCCGTCAAACGCGTAAAGAAGCCGAAGAATATTTGCGCTATTACTCACAAGAAAAGGCAGATTGGCAAGCCGTTGATAAAATTATTAATTTAGCATTTAATAATACGCACTCATTCCCAAAAGAGCAATTGTTTTCAGTTCGAAATCGTTTTTCTGCCGGCTATGGTGGTTATCCGTTGGTAGGTTCACCTGACGATATTAGTAGCAATATCGTAGCGCTTTATAATGCTGGATTGTCTGGTGCAGCATTATCTTTTGTTAATTATCTGGACGAGTTTCCTTATTTTAGAGATGAAGTTTTACCACGTTTAGAAAAACAAGGATTAAGAGAAAGTTATAAATATTAA
- a CDS encoding LysR family transcriptional regulator, with protein MKSVLNSLPVFVAAAEANSFSQTAEKLHLTRSSVAKKIAQLEARLGITLFHRTTRTQSLTEEGTLYYEYCRRALDEIEKIEDILNSGKLETCGKFRLSMPVLFGHLCIAPLLISLIKQYPKLELEMSFNDRIIDLIEEGIDLSIYIGTLPDSSNLVARKIGKHRMTICASPSYLAQMGEPHTIIELAQHFAVAYSHSNRIQKWRLKDDNGGIYEFRPKTRLMMDDMQAIKDAIISDAGIAWLPDWLVRKELIDGRLKEIMPHAGEITFSIYAVWPKTPYLSRKVRLIVDTLVNDLPAYMEKIAAPN; from the coding sequence ATGAAAAGTGTACTAAATAGTCTTCCGGTATTTGTTGCTGCTGCTGAAGCTAACAGCTTCTCTCAAACAGCGGAAAAATTACATCTAACGCGCTCATCGGTAGCAAAAAAAATTGCTCAATTAGAAGCAAGACTGGGTATCACCCTATTTCATAGGACAACCCGCACACAAAGTTTAACTGAGGAAGGAACACTATATTATGAATATTGCCGACGTGCTCTCGATGAGATAGAAAAGATAGAAGACATCCTTAACAGCGGTAAGCTTGAAACTTGTGGTAAATTTAGGCTCTCCATGCCGGTTTTATTTGGTCATTTATGTATCGCTCCACTACTCATTTCTTTAATAAAACAGTACCCCAAACTAGAACTAGAAATGTCATTTAACGATCGTATTATTGATCTTATCGAAGAAGGAATTGACTTATCAATCTATATTGGCACACTGCCTGATAGCAGTAATCTCGTTGCTAGAAAAATTGGCAAACACCGTATGACAATTTGCGCTTCCCCCTCTTATCTTGCTCAGATGGGTGAACCACATACAATTATAGAATTGGCACAACATTTCGCTGTCGCTTATAGCCATTCAAATCGAATACAAAAATGGCGCCTCAAAGACGATAACGGTGGTATATACGAATTCAGACCGAAAACAAGATTAATGATGGATGATATGCAAGCAATAAAAGATGCGATTATTTCAGATGCAGGTATTGCCTGGCTTCCTGACTGGTTAGTTAGAAAAGAACTGATCGACGGGCGTCTGAAAGAAATTATGCCTCATGCTGGCGAAATAACTTTCTCTATTTATGCGGTATGGCCAAAAACGCCTTACCTTTCGCGTAAAGTCCGGCTCATTGTTGATACTTTAGTTAATGATTTACCCGCTTATATGGAAAAAATAGCTGCGCCAAACTGA
- a CDS encoding beta/gamma crystallin domain-containing protein gives MNNNQLFSTGVIFYKGKNYTGDGFLYRESNEEYRLSRELNDKFNSVRVGRLSQVQGWKDYAANNAPGNITKTWQYDTPDLSEIEGLSRFTVFPKYTDILAIQLNNNTGNNNVFYQLVFNISFICNPIHIKANTDYECIGSFPQDGNLYNANIAIISNQNRPAIRGQVSFTYNMSTSEIEIMTCNQNFPPMLSFQKAERNRFQLNINNN, from the coding sequence ATGAATAATAATCAATTATTTTCAACAGGTGTTATTTTTTATAAAGGAAAAAATTATACTGGTGATGGTTTTTTATATAGAGAATCTAATGAAGAGTATCGCCTTTCTAGAGAACTGAATGATAAATTTAATTCTGTCAGAGTTGGTAGACTTTCACAAGTTCAAGGATGGAAAGATTATGCAGCTAATAATGCCCCTGGTAACATAACAAAAACTTGGCAATATGATACTCCTGATCTATCAGAGATAGAAGGCTTATCAAGATTTACCGTATTTCCTAAGTATACCGATATATTAGCGATACAACTTAATAATAATACAGGTAACAATAATGTATTTTATCAGCTTGTGTTTAACATTTCTTTTATATGTAATCCAATACATATTAAAGCAAATACAGACTATGAATGTATTGGTTCCTTTCCACAAGATGGCAATTTATATAATGCTAATATTGCTATTATTAGTAACCAAAATAGACCAGCTATTCGTGGGCAAGTAAGTTTTACATATAATATGTCGACTAGTGAAATTGAGATAATGACATGTAATCAAAATTTTCCACCAATGCTGTCATTTCAAAAAGCAGAAAGAAATAGATTTCAACTAAATATTAATAATAATTAA
- a CDS encoding Hsp20 family protein: MIRPLSLFSDLRNDLFSDRFNKIDKLFSHLTGVKPLALPSESYNLKKIDDKHYELIISVPGFTENDLDVSFSDGQLFIVGDHKEETPKKGEWLHQGISHRSFSAQYSLGKNAKIQSAELYDGLLKIFLEYEIPKDEKVKKIAIKKGKKNEPKKLKATKKPSVSKKTKIAK; the protein is encoded by the coding sequence ATGATTCGTCCATTAAGTTTATTTTCAGATTTAAGAAATGATTTGTTTTCAGACAGATTTAATAAAATAGATAAGTTATTTAGTCACTTAACGGGTGTTAAACCATTAGCATTACCCAGTGAATCTTACAATTTAAAGAAAATTGATGATAAACATTATGAACTAATAATCAGTGTGCCAGGTTTCACTGAAAATGATTTAGATGTTTCGTTTTCTGATGGGCAATTATTTATTGTTGGTGATCATAAAGAAGAAACACCAAAAAAAGGCGAATGGCTTCATCAGGGTATTTCTCACAGATCGTTTTCTGCTCAATATTCGTTAGGTAAAAATGCCAAAATTCAAAGTGCTGAATTATATGATGGTTTACTTAAAATTTTTCTAGAATATGAAATTCCTAAAGATGAGAAGGTAAAAAAAATTGCGATTAAAAAAGGTAAGAAAAATGAGCCTAAAAAATTAAAAGCAACAAAAAAACCTTCAGTGTCTAAAAAAACAAAAATAGCTAAATAA
- a CDS encoding sulfurtransferase TusA family protein → MSEIQLDTRGKLCPYPLIQVQKAIELMINGDILIIKYDCAQATENIPKWAAKSGHEVIDFQQTGNAQWQISIKKGK, encoded by the coding sequence ATGAGTGAAATTCAACTAGATACTAGGGGAAAGTTATGCCCATATCCATTGATTCAAGTGCAAAAAGCGATAGAGTTAATGATAAATGGTGATATTTTAATTATTAAATATGATTGTGCTCAAGCGACAGAAAATATTCCGAAGTGGGCTGCCAAGTCAGGTCATGAAGTGATTGATTTTCAACAAACTGGCAACGCCCAATGGCAAATTAGCATTAAAAAAGGTAAATAA
- a CDS encoding PipA/GogA/GtgA family type III secretion system effector produces the protein MLPIDFNNKISYSPLYTQPSNNNDEDLADKYPDLKIQSTDPSPTRKSHDKIATNSDKLHASEQVTSLFLSNKKIESESDENQYQLCHKELSTIMTTAYNKSLTFRRLFNYAYDTNLCNGDKWYLSTQDAFSTTVTAEEIKAENGKKIISLTTDPANCSRFNEDYQLENGNYALFSLIRAFMHEIVHALTMLPDEDNNHDRGAVVEYTNIILKEMGNKEPARFKY, from the coding sequence ATGTTGCCAATTGATTTTAATAATAAAATATCCTATTCTCCACTATATACTCAACCATCTAATAATAACGATGAAGATTTAGCTGATAAATATCCCGATTTAAAAATACAATCAACGGATCCATCCCCAACAAGAAAGTCACATGACAAGATTGCAACCAATAGCGATAAACTACATGCATCGGAGCAGGTAACATCACTATTTTTATCTAATAAAAAAATTGAATCAGAATCAGATGAAAACCAATACCAGTTATGCCACAAAGAACTATCCACTATCATGACCACAGCCTATAACAAAAGTCTAACTTTTCGGCGATTATTTAATTATGCTTATGATACCAATCTTTGCAATGGGGACAAATGGTATCTATCAACTCAAGATGCCTTTAGCACCACCGTTACTGCAGAAGAGATAAAAGCTGAAAATGGTAAAAAAATTATATCCCTTACTACTGATCCTGCAAATTGTTCGCGATTTAATGAGGATTACCAACTTGAAAATGGTAATTATGCCCTGTTTAGTTTAATCCGTGCATTTATGCACGAAATCGTTCATGCGTTAACAATGCTTCCTGACGAGGATAATAATCATGACAGAGGTGCGGTTGTAGAATATACCAACATTATTCTTAAAGAAATGGGTAATAAAGAACCTGCCAGGTTTAAGTATTAA